A genome region from Alistipes dispar includes the following:
- a CDS encoding DUF5009 domain-containing protein: MKGRAYAIDLLRGLAIVGMVLSGNFGWNPALPAWLFHAQVPPPDFTFDPSLPGITWVDLVFPFFLFSMGAAFPFSLGRKLDRGVRPAAIVGGILRRGVLLAFFAVALGNLSMWRLNEVLPQPALRALLTLAVWGGYFALFIRLPALSKRRNDLLNACGAVWLVAMMLLYRRLGVPVSVERSDIIILVLANVVVAGSFVWWATRRRPLARLGVVALLVALKIGASVPGSWNETLWNASFAPWLYRAEFMKYLCIVLPGSIAGDLVARWLARRPEAGERPANPVRTYLAAGLVLLAVPVNMWGLFTRHLTANLLLTVALGGAAWLLLRRPRTETEGLLARLVSTGFFWLLLGLAFEAFEGGIKKDHATISYFFVTVGLASFVVTAATVWFECLRPRAGLLVRCGQNPMAAYVAAGYVIVPLLTLLACVVPLPWLWGGSGCAMSLFRGVLITALMVLLTAGFSKCGWFWRT, encoded by the coding sequence ATGAAGGGACGTGCATACGCTATCGACCTGCTGCGCGGGCTGGCCATCGTGGGGATGGTTCTCTCGGGCAACTTCGGCTGGAATCCCGCGCTTCCGGCATGGCTTTTCCATGCGCAGGTCCCGCCTCCGGACTTCACGTTCGACCCTTCGCTGCCGGGCATCACGTGGGTGGACCTGGTCTTTCCCTTCTTCCTCTTCTCGATGGGCGCGGCGTTCCCGTTCTCGCTCGGACGGAAGCTGGACCGGGGCGTGCGGCCCGCCGCGATCGTCGGGGGAATACTCCGGCGGGGCGTGCTGCTGGCCTTCTTCGCCGTCGCGCTGGGCAATCTGAGCATGTGGCGGCTCAACGAGGTGCTGCCGCAGCCGGCCCTGCGGGCCCTGCTGACGCTCGCCGTGTGGGGCGGCTATTTCGCGCTGTTCATCCGTCTGCCGGCCTTGTCGAAGAGGCGCAACGACCTGCTCAACGCCTGCGGCGCCGTGTGGCTCGTGGCGATGATGCTGCTCTACCGCCGGCTCGGCGTGCCGGTTTCGGTCGAGCGGTCGGATATCATCATTCTGGTGCTGGCCAACGTCGTGGTCGCCGGGTCGTTTGTCTGGTGGGCGACGCGCCGCCGTCCGCTGGCGAGGTTGGGCGTCGTGGCGCTGCTCGTGGCGCTGAAGATCGGCGCGTCGGTGCCGGGATCGTGGAACGAGACGTTGTGGAACGCCTCGTTCGCGCCGTGGCTCTACCGTGCCGAGTTCATGAAATACCTCTGCATCGTCCTGCCGGGCAGCATCGCCGGCGATCTGGTCGCCCGCTGGCTGGCGCGGCGGCCGGAGGCGGGCGAACGTCCGGCGAACCCCGTCCGCACGTACCTCGCGGCGGGGCTCGTCCTGCTGGCCGTGCCGGTCAATATGTGGGGCCTTTTCACGCGGCATCTGACGGCGAACCTGCTGCTGACCGTCGCGCTGGGAGGTGCGGCGTGGCTGCTGCTGCGCCGTCCGCGGACGGAGACCGAAGGGCTGCTCGCGCGTCTCGTCTCGACCGGATTCTTCTGGCTTCTGCTGGGGCTGGCGTTCGAGGCGTTCGAAGGCGGCATCAAGAAGGACCACGCCACGATCAGCTATTTCTTCGTGACCGTCGGGCTGGCTTCGTTCGTGGTGACGGCGGCCACCGTCTGGTTCGAGTGCCTGCGTCCGCGGGCCGGGTTGCTCGTGCGCTGCGGCCAGAATCCGATGGCGGCCTACGTGGCGGCGGGCTACGTGATCGTTCCGCTGCTGACGCTCCTCGCCTGCGTCGTTCCGCTGCCCTGGCTGTGGGGCGGCAGCGGTTGTGCGATGAGTCTCTTCCGGGGCGTGCTCATCACGGCGCTGATGGTGCTCCTCACGGCCGGATTCTCGAAATGCGGGTGGTTCTGGCGGACCTGA
- a CDS encoding SGNH/GDSL hydrolase family protein, with amino-acid sequence MKNLKKLLLLAALTLSAATAAAQDPETDWANFGRFEAENAALASSPEVVLMGNSITEGWIRLRPGFFAENGYVSRAISGQTTSQMLVRFRADVVELHPRIVVICAGTNDIARNTGRISLEHILDNLQSMVELARANGIRPILCSVPPAGAFGWRPELKPAQDIVRLNGMIRAYADAEGIPYVDYHTPMAAADGSMNADYTKDGVHPTEAGYAVMERILPPVVKRVQAEIGK; translated from the coding sequence ATGAAAAACCTGAAAAAACTCCTCCTGCTCGCCGCCCTGACCCTCTCGGCGGCGACGGCAGCGGCCCAGGACCCCGAAACGGACTGGGCGAATTTCGGCCGCTTCGAAGCGGAAAACGCCGCCCTCGCCTCCTCGCCCGAGGTCGTGCTGATGGGCAACTCGATCACCGAAGGGTGGATCCGCCTCCGTCCCGGCTTCTTTGCCGAGAACGGCTACGTGAGCCGCGCCATCAGCGGCCAGACCACCTCGCAGATGCTCGTGCGCTTCCGCGCCGACGTCGTGGAGCTGCACCCGCGGATCGTGGTGATCTGCGCCGGAACGAACGACATCGCCCGGAACACGGGCCGCATTTCGCTCGAACACATTCTGGACAACCTCCAGTCGATGGTCGAACTGGCCCGCGCCAACGGCATCCGGCCGATCCTCTGCTCCGTGCCGCCCGCCGGAGCGTTCGGCTGGCGTCCGGAGCTGAAGCCGGCGCAGGATATCGTCCGCCTCAACGGAATGATCCGCGCCTATGCCGACGCGGAGGGCATCCCCTATGTCGATTACCATACCCCCATGGCCGCGGCCGACGGGTCGATGAACGCCGACTACACGAAAGACGGCGTGCACCCCACCGAAGCGGGCTATGCCGTGATGGAGCGCATCCTGCCGCCCGTCGTCAAGCGGGTGCAGGCCGAAATCGGGAAATAA
- a CDS encoding SGNH/GDSL hydrolase family protein produces the protein MKKHLFTALLLLAAAGFSEARETLPHESAAAETLRFTPATAPEIRFVGRAARSDDGALSFDWSGSYFSFRFEGTRCAMRAADSKRNYYNVFVDGKPHGKVTAEGPAKTIVLAEGLPHGVHTVLVQKRTEGEQGRTTLFAVGSDGPLLEAPQAPGRHIEFIGDSHTCGYGTEGKSPKEPFTPETENCDLAWGCIIARYFDADYTLIAHSGQGIVRNWGDEKEVSDCTMRERMMRTFDMEETPLWDFAQYRPDIVVIKLGSNDFSEGVAPSEEAFNASYAQALRQIRAAYGDVPVLCVAPAENTTVYGYLQTFLREQQDPALHCTVMTPGITDWGNDMGANFHPNHRGHRKLASAIIPYIATITGWEMPEKVVY, from the coding sequence ATGAAAAAACACCTGTTTACCGCGCTGCTCCTCCTCGCCGCCGCCGGATTCTCGGAGGCCCGGGAGACGCTGCCGCACGAATCCGCCGCCGCGGAAACGCTCCGATTCACTCCGGCGACAGCGCCGGAAATCCGATTCGTGGGACGCGCCGCACGCTCCGACGACGGCGCGCTCTCGTTCGACTGGAGCGGGTCCTACTTCTCATTCCGATTCGAGGGTACGCGGTGCGCCATGCGGGCCGCGGACTCGAAACGGAACTACTACAACGTATTCGTGGACGGCAAACCCCATGGAAAGGTCACCGCAGAGGGACCGGCGAAGACCATCGTGCTGGCCGAAGGACTCCCCCACGGTGTGCACACCGTACTCGTACAGAAACGAACCGAGGGCGAGCAGGGGCGCACGACGCTCTTCGCTGTCGGTTCCGACGGGCCCCTGCTCGAAGCGCCCCAGGCTCCGGGCCGGCACATCGAATTCATCGGCGACTCGCACACCTGCGGATACGGCACGGAGGGCAAATCCCCGAAGGAGCCATTCACGCCCGAGACCGAGAACTGCGACCTGGCGTGGGGTTGCATCATCGCACGCTACTTCGACGCAGACTACACGCTCATCGCACACTCCGGGCAGGGAATCGTACGCAACTGGGGCGACGAGAAGGAGGTCTCCGACTGCACCATGCGCGAGCGCATGATGCGCACCTTCGACATGGAGGAGACGCCCCTCTGGGACTTCGCGCAGTACCGGCCCGACATCGTGGTAATCAAACTCGGATCGAACGACTTCAGCGAGGGAGTCGCCCCCTCGGAGGAGGCTTTCAACGCCTCCTATGCGCAGGCGCTGCGGCAGATCCGCGCGGCCTACGGCGACGTGCCCGTGCTGTGCGTCGCCCCGGCCGAGAACACGACCGTCTATGGCTACCTGCAAACCTTCCTCCGGGAGCAGCAGGACCCCGCGCTGCACTGCACCGTGATGACCCCGGGAATCACCGACTGGGGCAACGACATGGGGGCCAACTTCCACCCCAACCACCGGGGCCACCGGAAGCTGGCTTCGGCCATCATCCCCTACATCGCCACCATAACGGGGTGGGAAATGCCGGAAAAAGTCGTATATTAG
- a CDS encoding calcineurin-like phosphoesterase C-terminal domain-containing protein has protein sequence MKRITLIAWALLAVLTAGAGERVRRGTVRCEGRGVEGVVVTDGTHCVRTDARGRFALPRTEDARFVYLSTPAGYDSPVEEHVVRFFLPVDDARRSYDFELRREAADRTRHGFVVVADPQVFARGEFALLARAADDIRATAEEADRPFHGICVGDLIAGDHTFYPQYNETMARTGLAFRNAMGNHDMKIWGRSYESSLRAFEDVYGPSHYSYNVGKVHYVVLNDNFFIGRDWYYIGYLEERQLAWLERDLACVAPGSTVVVAIHIPTAFRGKEGQPFDYAKAAKTLANYKALHRLLEPYRAHIVSGHLHTTANCEIGERLYEHNVAALSGAWWQGAICTDGTPAGYAVFEIDGDRVSWYYKSVGLPREVQMKLYDGGDDPAFAGRIVANVWNCDAAWRVEMRADGGEPVAMERTTAADPQARTLYADPSQLVHKWITVVPSDHYYAAPLPAGTRHVEVTARDRFGNVWRAEKKIEQ, from the coding sequence ATGAAACGAATCACACTGATCGCATGGGCGCTGCTCGCGGTCCTCACGGCCGGCGCCGGGGAGCGGGTCCGCCGCGGCACGGTCCGCTGCGAGGGCCGGGGCGTGGAAGGCGTCGTCGTGACCGACGGCACGCACTGCGTCCGGACCGACGCCCGGGGACGCTTCGCGCTGCCCCGGACGGAGGACGCCCGCTTCGTCTATCTCTCCACGCCCGCCGGCTACGACTCGCCCGTCGAGGAGCACGTCGTGCGGTTCTTTCTCCCCGTGGACGACGCGCGCCGCAGCTACGACTTCGAGCTGCGGCGCGAGGCCGCGGACCGGACGCGCCACGGCTTCGTCGTCGTGGCCGACCCGCAGGTCTTCGCCCGCGGGGAGTTCGCGCTGCTCGCCCGCGCCGCGGACGACATCCGCGCGACGGCCGAAGAGGCGGACAGGCCGTTCCACGGCATCTGCGTCGGCGACCTCATCGCGGGCGACCACACGTTCTACCCGCAGTACAACGAGACGATGGCCCGCACGGGACTGGCGTTCCGCAACGCGATGGGCAACCACGACATGAAGATCTGGGGCCGGTCGTACGAGAGCTCGCTCCGGGCGTTCGAGGACGTGTACGGCCCCAGCCACTACTCCTACAACGTGGGAAAGGTGCATTACGTCGTACTCAACGACAACTTCTTCATCGGCCGCGACTGGTACTACATCGGCTACCTCGAGGAGCGGCAACTGGCCTGGCTGGAACGCGACCTGGCCTGCGTCGCGCCCGGGAGCACGGTCGTCGTGGCGATCCACATCCCGACCGCGTTCCGCGGCAAGGAAGGACAGCCGTTCGACTACGCGAAGGCGGCCAAGACGCTGGCCAACTACAAGGCGCTCCACCGGCTGCTCGAACCCTACCGGGCGCACATCGTCTCGGGACACCTGCACACGACGGCCAACTGCGAGATCGGCGAACGGCTCTACGAACACAACGTCGCGGCGCTGAGCGGCGCGTGGTGGCAGGGCGCGATCTGCACCGACGGGACGCCCGCGGGTTACGCCGTCTTCGAAATCGACGGCGACCGGGTGAGCTGGTACTACAAATCCGTCGGCCTCCCGCGCGAAGTGCAGATGAAGCTCTACGACGGCGGGGACGATCCCGCATTCGCGGGACGGATCGTGGCGAACGTCTGGAACTGCGACGCGGCATGGCGCGTGGAAATGCGCGCCGACGGCGGCGAACCGGTCGCGATGGAGCGCACGACGGCCGCCGATCCCCAGGCGCGCACGCTCTACGCCGACCCGTCGCAACTCGTGCACAAATGGATCACGGTCGTCCCGTCCGACCACTACTACGCGGCACCGCTGCCCGCCGGAACGCGGCACGTCGAAGTGACCGCCCGCGACCGCTTCGGCAACGTCTGGCGCGCCGAAAAGAAAATCGAACAATAA